One Longimicrobium sp. genomic region harbors:
- a CDS encoding DUF4157 domain-containing protein encodes MQTFAQKQNQPKKPVSSRLARPDTAASKTHQAASPHLLLQLALGSLTVQRMPRTHAEELEAGLSGTASPHFGHDCTRPPIHLPAAGAIQTKLAINKPGDEYEQEADRVSEQVMHTPMTQQQRPCACGRGCPECRTEQPDHEDVSLQTKHVGTSEVGQSEIPSIVHEVVRSPGEALEPASRNFMESYFGHDFSAVRVHTGSEAAEAARVVQAKAFTVNPNIVFGHSEFAPGTTEGRRLMAHELAHVIQQRSNPMLAGRVVQRQRSALEGSTSQEERGKLRVLTLESVTKLSPNEIRGEFKTKEKGNIPADDIKFGPGIAEGIKQGLQNIAAEFFSDKSFTFNTVTNVPLNLKAVGGVDGVYRFTLVERKSNPKRQLIIEQVSATPSGDPSKIDVAKATKRFENFEFALGSGFGSEDDKKLLFAALARVPDSILKRVRGLKFEKKPESVGEKDEAGKYDPNTHTITLYASSLKKLMNSIDTSGSDWFTQTVAHEVGHALDYESFTTARVKRDALTKQLKDARLEARRVATPAGDEKAQAEKEKKDQQEIDRLEKALAQAESDSGKALNLDPMKGGGGRSQSTEFAKARGKAISTYGGKSDVENFAELSALFILDPDSLKLLRPDAYKYFSDTFK; translated from the coding sequence ATGCAAACCTTTGCACAAAAACAGAATCAACCTAAAAAACCAGTATCCTCCCGCCTTGCTCGGCCTGACACGGCAGCGTCCAAAACACATCAGGCGGCATCTCCTCACCTACTCTTGCAGCTCGCACTCGGTAGTCTGACAGTGCAGCGGATGCCGCGGACTCATGCCGAAGAACTCGAAGCCGGATTGAGCGGTACGGCATCACCTCACTTTGGGCACGATTGTACCCGCCCTCCCATACATCTTCCTGCAGCAGGAGCAATACAGACGAAATTAGCGATCAACAAGCCGGGAGACGAATACGAGCAGGAAGCAGACCGCGTCTCCGAACAGGTAATGCATACGCCCATGACGCAGCAACAGCGGCCTTGTGCCTGTGGTAGAGGGTGCCCCGAATGCCGCACCGAGCAACCTGACCATGAAGATGTGAGCTTGCAGACGAAGCACGTGGGAACGAGCGAGGTCGGACAGTCCGAAATACCGTCCATCGTCCACGAAGTAGTTCGCTCGCCTGGAGAGGCTCTGGAACCCGCATCCCGCAACTTTATGGAATCGTACTTCGGGCACGACTTCAGCGCAGTACGCGTGCACACCGGCAGCGAGGCGGCAGAGGCGGCTCGTGTGGTTCAGGCTAAGGCGTTCACCGTCAATCCAAACATTGTGTTCGGTCACAGCGAATTCGCGCCCGGTACAACGGAGGGGAGGCGGCTCATGGCGCATGAGCTCGCTCACGTGATCCAGCAGCGGTCAAACCCCATGCTTGCAGGCCGTGTAGTGCAGCGTCAGCGATCCGCACTTGAAGGAAGTACAAGCCAGGAAGAGCGCGGGAAGCTGCGGGTGCTTACCCTCGAATCTGTAACAAAACTCTCACCCAATGAGATAAGGGGGGAATTCAAGACGAAGGAAAAAGGAAATATTCCGGCCGATGATATTAAGTTTGGCCCTGGTATCGCCGAGGGTATTAAACAAGGATTGCAGAATATCGCGGCGGAGTTTTTCTCCGACAAGTCTTTTACCTTTAACACTGTTACGAATGTACCGTTGAACTTGAAAGCTGTCGGCGGCGTTGACGGTGTGTACCGATTCACGCTTGTCGAGCGAAAGAGCAATCCCAAGAGACAGCTTATCATCGAGCAGGTGTCCGCCACTCCGTCTGGAGATCCGAGCAAGATCGATGTCGCGAAAGCTACAAAGCGCTTTGAGAACTTTGAGTTCGCTCTGGGTTCCGGCTTTGGAAGTGAGGATGACAAGAAGCTTCTGTTTGCTGCGCTGGCTCGCGTGCCGGACTCCATTTTAAAACGTGTCAGAGGCCTAAAGTTCGAGAAAAAACCGGAAAGTGTGGGCGAGAAGGACGAAGCCGGTAAATATGATCCCAACACACATACAATCACCCTGTACGCAAGCTCGCTCAAGAAGCTCATGAACAGCATTGATACCAGCGGATCTGACTGGTTCACGCAGACTGTCGCACACGAGGTCGGACATGCCCTGGACTACGAGTCGTTTACGACAGCCAGGGTAAAGCGTGATGCGCTCACCAAGCAGTTGAAAGATGCGCGGCTTGAGGCGCGGCGGGTGGCTACCCCTGCGGGTGACGAGAAAGCACAGGCCGAGAAGGAGAAGAAAGATCAGCAGGAGATCGATCGGCTTGAAAAGGCACTAGCTCAGGCAGAGTCAGATTCTGGTAAAGCCCTGAACCTGGACCCAATGAAGGGCGGCGGCGGACGTTCGCAAAGCACGGAGTTCGCCAAAGCCAGAGGAAAAGCGATCTCCACTTATGGAGGGAAGAGCGATGTTGAAAACTTCGCAGAACTTTCTGCGCTTTTTATCCTTGATCCCGACTCGCTGAAATTGCTTCGACCAGACGCGTACAAGTATTTCTCCGACACATTCAAGTAG